In Thermorudis peleae, a genomic segment contains:
- a CDS encoding glycosyltransferase family 2 protein, translating to MSCIDLSIVIPARNEERYIGAALASVAAQAWPLERLEVIVVDNGSTDRTAEIVQEFQQQHPSLTVQLLHEPQRGVSRARNRGLAAARAPLVLFLDADSRMAPSLTAAIIACWHRGYAAASIRIIADSPDWLDRAYFELADLAKRLFRVYTQLCYCERALALQVGGFDERLRVSEDYDFLRRVQRVGGRLAFLNDSWIATSPRRLRRWPFRLGMLVMTVQWLLALFGVGRDWPYASVSEEAEPWASTSPLSSLPITKPTTSPGRWPRLRRKPGP from the coding sequence ATGTCGTGCATTGATCTTTCGATCGTCATTCCAGCGCGGAATGAGGAACGCTATATTGGCGCAGCATTGGCGTCAGTAGCGGCACAGGCCTGGCCGCTGGAGCGGCTCGAGGTCATCGTCGTTGATAATGGCTCGACGGATCGAACAGCGGAAATCGTTCAGGAGTTTCAGCAGCAGCACCCCTCGTTGACTGTGCAACTCTTGCATGAACCACAGCGTGGTGTGAGCCGAGCGCGGAACCGTGGCCTTGCTGCTGCACGTGCACCGCTGGTGCTCTTCCTCGATGCCGATTCGCGAATGGCTCCGAGCCTCACCGCCGCGATCATCGCCTGCTGGCACCGAGGCTACGCGGCCGCAAGCATTCGCATCATCGCAGATTCACCTGACTGGCTTGACCGCGCGTACTTCGAACTCGCCGACCTTGCAAAGCGCCTCTTTCGTGTCTACACCCAGCTCTGCTACTGCGAACGAGCCCTTGCGTTGCAGGTCGGCGGATTTGACGAGCGCCTTCGCGTTTCGGAGGACTACGACTTTTTGCGGCGTGTCCAACGTGTAGGCGGGCGCCTGGCGTTCTTGAACGACAGCTGGATTGCCACCTCTCCCCGGCGGCTACGACGCTGGCCGTTCCGCCTGGGGATGCTGGTCATGACTGTGCAGTGGCTGCTTGCGCTCTTCGGCGTTGGGCGTGACTGGCCCTACGCCAGTGTCAGCGAGGAGGCAGAGCCATGGGCGTCGACGTCTCCGTTGTCATCCCTGCCTATAACGAAGCCAACTACATCGCCCGGGCGTTGGCCTCGGTTGCGGCGCAAGCCTGGCCCGTAG
- a CDS encoding TIGR01777 family oxidoreductase has translation MITVTEPQQQAHGASETRPVLVIAGGTGLVGRHLIAQARDRYTIRVLSRSGRSQDPAVQVVSWDPQAAARGAPDALATLRQALDGASAVVNLAGASIGEGRLTPQQQRRVLQSRLDATNALVEACLRCTRPPSVWVQASAVGYYGDTGDLEVDETCPPQPGFFLSDVCVAWERAARRIESRADGAVRLVITRFGLVLGPDAPAWQRLVLPLRLGVAGPFGSGRQWWPWVDVDDVARAICFLIEHPDCRDVYNVTAPDPVRQIDFVRRAARRLHRPAVIPVPAWALRLVLGPTADQLLLVSCRAVPRRLRAAGFDFLVPLLDTELDRLLGPRTR, from the coding sequence ATGATAACCGTCACAGAGCCGCAGCAGCAGGCTCACGGAGCAAGTGAAACCCGCCCAGTCCTGGTAATCGCTGGAGGCACCGGTCTTGTCGGACGGCATCTCATCGCGCAGGCTCGTGATCGCTACACCATTCGCGTCCTCAGTCGAAGCGGCCGGTCGCAAGATCCTGCTGTGCAGGTCGTGAGCTGGGATCCCCAAGCTGCCGCCCGTGGTGCGCCAGATGCGCTCGCCACGCTCCGTCAAGCACTTGACGGAGCAAGCGCCGTTGTCAACCTTGCCGGTGCCTCGATTGGCGAAGGCAGGCTTACCCCACAGCAGCAACGTCGCGTGCTCCAAAGCCGCTTAGATGCAACGAATGCCCTGGTCGAGGCGTGCCTTCGCTGCACTCGCCCGCCAAGTGTGTGGGTACAAGCCTCGGCCGTCGGGTATTACGGTGACACCGGCGACCTCGAAGTTGATGAGACCTGTCCCCCACAGCCTGGCTTTTTCCTCTCCGATGTGTGTGTCGCCTGGGAACGCGCAGCGCGGCGCATTGAATCGCGCGCCGATGGTGCTGTTCGGCTTGTCATCACCCGCTTTGGCCTCGTGCTCGGCCCTGACGCTCCCGCCTGGCAGCGCCTCGTGCTGCCGCTCCGCCTCGGCGTTGCTGGTCCGTTTGGCAGTGGTCGCCAGTGGTGGCCCTGGGTCGATGTCGACGATGTTGCACGCGCTATCTGTTTCCTCATTGAGCATCCCGATTGTCGTGACGTCTACAATGTCACTGCACCCGATCCTGTTCGCCAGATCGATTTTGTGCGTCGGGCGGCACGCCGTCTGCATCGTCCCGCGGTTATCCCAGTCCCAGCGTGGGCGCTCCGCCTCGTCCTTGGTCCGACTGCTGATCAATTGCTGCTGGTCAGCTGTCGTGCAGTGCCGCGGCGATTACGCGCAGCTGGCTTCGACTTCCTTGTCCCTCTCCTCGATACTGAACTCGATCGGTTGCTTGGCCCACGAACGAGGTAA
- a CDS encoding vitamin K epoxide reductase family protein: MTVQPRVFLATPILALAGLLDAGYLTLVHYRQSLLICNIGDCGTVQKSQYAEIAGIPIALFGAGMYLVLGMLALARLRQPRRAELLTAANTAIALAGTLYAAYLTYLELFVIHAICQWCVVSAVITVAILLVEGTILLRGITPSPATPSSPRHATAANRVSSARR, from the coding sequence ATGACGGTCCAGCCACGGGTCTTTCTTGCGACGCCAATTCTGGCCCTTGCCGGACTGCTTGATGCTGGATACCTCACGCTTGTTCATTACCGGCAATCACTCTTGATCTGCAACATTGGTGACTGCGGAACTGTGCAGAAGAGCCAATATGCTGAGATTGCCGGGATTCCGATTGCGTTGTTCGGCGCAGGCATGTATCTCGTCTTGGGCATGCTGGCGTTGGCACGGCTGCGGCAGCCTCGGCGAGCTGAACTCCTGACTGCGGCAAATACGGCCATTGCCCTGGCTGGCACGCTCTACGCGGCATATTTGACCTACCTTGAACTTTTTGTGATCCATGCCATTTGCCAGTGGTGCGTGGTCTCAGCCGTGATTACAGTAGCGATCTTGCTTGTTGAGGGAACGATCCTGCTGCGGGGTATAACACCAAGCCCAGCTACGCCATCTTCGCCACGTCACGCGACCGCTGCGAATCGAGTTTCAAGCGCGCGGCGCTAG
- a CDS encoding cation:proton antiporter produces MDNLWAIAAVWMALALAASVLSIRLGISVALMEILVGVFGGNVLHLSVNDWINALASFGAVVLTFLAGAEIEPDTFRRHLKPSIVIGLAGFFFPFLGAAAFARFVVGWAPSASWIAGIALSTTSVAVVYTVMVESGLNETDLGKLILAACFVNGLGTVLALGLIFANYNRWLVLFAVVTGVVLALLPRSTRWVVATWGNRVTEPEIKFLFLVLFALGWLATQAKSEAVLPAYLIGLVVAGVFSQHRILMMRMRTIAFAMLTPWYFLKAGLYVSASAVVQSIVLILAFLAVKMVAKLIGVGPLTLAFRLGRQRSVYTTLLMSTGLTFGTISSLFGLNHGIINQSQYTILVTAVIGSALVPTFIAQTWFLPRDALTERAIGESAPAHEFATVGEEQ; encoded by the coding sequence GTGGACAATCTCTGGGCTATCGCGGCGGTCTGGATGGCGCTCGCCCTGGCTGCAAGCGTCCTCTCCATTCGCCTCGGTATTTCCGTTGCCCTCATGGAAATCCTCGTTGGGGTGTTTGGCGGCAACGTCCTCCACCTCAGCGTCAATGATTGGATCAATGCCCTCGCAAGCTTCGGCGCCGTTGTCTTAACCTTCCTCGCCGGGGCTGAAATTGAGCCCGACACCTTCCGCCGGCATCTCAAGCCGAGCATTGTCATCGGCCTTGCTGGCTTCTTCTTCCCGTTCTTGGGTGCCGCTGCCTTCGCTCGTTTCGTCGTCGGCTGGGCACCGAGCGCATCCTGGATCGCTGGCATCGCACTCTCAACAACCTCGGTCGCGGTCGTCTATACGGTCATGGTCGAGAGTGGGTTGAACGAGACCGATCTTGGCAAGCTGATCCTGGCTGCCTGCTTTGTCAATGGCCTCGGCACCGTGCTCGCGCTTGGTCTCATCTTCGCCAACTATAACCGCTGGCTTGTCCTCTTCGCTGTTGTCACCGGCGTCGTGCTCGCGCTCTTGCCGCGCTCGACCCGTTGGGTCGTCGCGACCTGGGGCAACCGGGTGACTGAGCCCGAAATCAAGTTTCTCTTCCTCGTGCTCTTCGCGCTCGGCTGGCTTGCGACTCAAGCCAAGAGTGAAGCCGTGCTCCCAGCCTATCTCATCGGCCTGGTTGTCGCAGGCGTCTTCTCTCAGCACCGAATCCTCATGATGCGCATGCGCACCATTGCGTTTGCCATGCTCACGCCGTGGTACTTCCTCAAGGCTGGCCTCTATGTCTCAGCTTCCGCAGTGGTACAGAGCATCGTCCTTATCCTGGCATTCCTGGCCGTCAAGATGGTCGCTAAGCTCATCGGTGTCGGCCCCTTAACACTAGCCTTCCGCCTTGGCCGTCAGCGCAGTGTCTATACCACGCTCCTCATGTCAACCGGCTTAACCTTCGGCACCATTTCCTCCTTGTTTGGCCTGAACCACGGCATCATTAATCAGTCCCAGTACACCATCCTCGTGACCGCTGTTATTGGCTCAGCTCTCGTACCCACCTTCATTGCCCAGACCTGGTTCCTGCCACGCGATGCCTTGACAGAACGTGCGATCGGTGAGTCCGCACCTGCCCACGAATTCGCAACAGTCGGAGAGGAGCAATAG
- a CDS encoding YkoP family protein yields MWLGWERLTEWWWHPNDVRPAGVFRYRPVRYHGPPVHLQDGTVVREGDLILELHLNNRTLSRLSERQPFRPWPLLAEAREDLHHLACEIQRGTLGPIRALRGITLLARAGRRLGFEVQPAPATWYTRLQRFFFVGLLAIYHPQGWDVAQRFRQRGWPGVAWMSTHVLIARYGDGCAEALPVDLPSQAIAAPCESGN; encoded by the coding sequence ATCTGGCTCGGTTGGGAACGGCTGACTGAATGGTGGTGGCACCCGAACGATGTGCGACCTGCTGGCGTCTTTCGCTATCGTCCTGTGCGCTACCATGGCCCTCCGGTGCACTTACAGGATGGCACCGTCGTCCGCGAGGGTGACCTGATCCTCGAACTCCACCTCAACAACCGTACGCTCTCCCGGTTGAGCGAGCGTCAGCCGTTTCGCCCTTGGCCACTCCTCGCTGAAGCGAGAGAGGACTTGCATCACCTTGCCTGCGAAATCCAACGCGGCACCCTCGGACCGATACGGGCATTGCGTGGGATCACGCTGCTTGCACGAGCAGGACGTCGACTTGGCTTTGAGGTGCAACCAGCGCCAGCCACCTGGTATACCCGGCTCCAGCGTTTCTTCTTCGTCGGGCTTCTCGCGATTTATCACCCGCAGGGGTGGGACGTTGCCCAGCGCTTTCGCCAGCGTGGCTGGCCTGGCGTCGCCTGGATGAGCACGCACGTGCTCATTGCCCGCTATGGTGACGGCTGTGCCGAAGCGCTTCCCGTAGATTTGCCCTCACAGGCAATTGCTGCACCGTGCGAGTCTGGCAACTAG
- a CDS encoding universal stress protein — translation MYRKILVGFDGSRGAQEALRHAIAVAQAFGAELWTLSVIEIPQLATATVGEVDEQRRLIEQEFKTLQERAQQLAREAGMTVQTITRVGHPAQLLVQEAQRGGFDLLVIGHSGHSGIWGVFLGTTADKVVRHAPCTVLVARW, via the coding sequence ATGTACCGCAAGATCCTCGTCGGATTCGACGGCTCACGTGGGGCGCAGGAGGCGCTACGCCACGCAATCGCAGTCGCGCAGGCCTTCGGTGCCGAACTGTGGACGCTCTCAGTCATCGAAATCCCACAACTCGCGACCGCAACCGTCGGCGAAGTCGATGAGCAGCGCCGGTTGATTGAACAAGAGTTTAAGACCCTCCAGGAACGTGCGCAACAGCTTGCCCGCGAAGCCGGCATGACCGTACAGACCATCACACGGGTTGGTCATCCTGCCCAACTGCTTGTCCAAGAAGCACAGCGTGGTGGCTTTGACCTGCTGGTTATCGGTCACAGTGGTCATTCCGGCATCTGGGGCGTCTTCCTCGGCACGACTGCTGACAAGGTCGTGCGTCACGCTCCGTGTACGGTGCTCGTCGCACGCTGGTAG
- a CDS encoding glycosyltransferase, with translation MGVDVSVVIPAYNEANYIARALASVAAQAWPVDRVEAVVVNNGSTDETSQVVRRLLPTLPIPVQLIDVPWRGRSRAKNLGAEHAHGTILVFLDADSALAPHLVPSIVAAVHAGYPAGSIAVLADETSDPLDRAFFRLIEFGKRQFAIYAQMLFCTRACFLSHRGFDARLELAEDREFLVRLQRSGVPLCHLTTTWIVTSPRRLHRWPLHLGMMAMFARWALGHIGIGRSWRY, from the coding sequence ATGGGCGTCGACGTCTCCGTTGTCATCCCTGCCTATAACGAAGCCAACTACATCGCCCGGGCGTTGGCCTCGGTTGCGGCGCAAGCCTGGCCCGTAGACCGGGTCGAAGCCGTCGTCGTGAATAACGGATCAACCGACGAGACGAGCCAGGTTGTCCGGCGTCTTCTCCCTACTCTCCCGATTCCCGTCCAGTTGATCGACGTTCCGTGGCGTGGACGAAGTCGAGCCAAAAACCTCGGTGCTGAGCACGCCCACGGTACGATTCTCGTCTTCCTCGATGCCGACTCAGCGCTCGCGCCACATCTTGTGCCTAGCATCGTTGCTGCGGTCCACGCTGGCTATCCGGCTGGCAGTATTGCTGTCCTTGCCGATGAAACGTCCGATCCGCTCGACCGTGCCTTCTTCCGCCTCATTGAATTTGGCAAGCGACAGTTCGCCATCTATGCCCAGATGCTCTTTTGCACGCGTGCGTGCTTCCTCTCCCATCGTGGCTTTGATGCACGTCTTGAGCTGGCTGAAGATCGCGAGTTCCTTGTCCGACTACAACGATCGGGGGTGCCACTCTGTCATCTCACGACGACCTGGATCGTCACATCACCACGGAGACTCCATCGCTGGCCACTCCATCTCGGGATGATGGCAATGTTCGCACGCTGGGCGCTCGGGCACATTGGGATCGGCCGTTCCTGGCGCTACTGA
- a CDS encoding DsbA family protein yields MATKPRQSTAAQLSRRAQRRAEQERAARRRRQLLIGGVVVVAVLAAAVLIYLNRPKAEQATAPVQPATGHFTGIPQNGRVLGNPNAPVLLVEWGDYQCPACKNFEDLVLPQLINDYIRPGKVRLEFRDFAFIGQESQTAAEAAFCALDQGKFWDFHETLYANQLGENVGSFTPARLKQIAQVVGLDMNAFNQCLDSHKHQGDVQAMTKQGSSQGVQATPSFSVNNGAPFTISSYDDLKKALDKALGAQS; encoded by the coding sequence ATGGCTACGAAACCTCGCCAATCGACCGCTGCACAACTTTCACGCCGCGCCCAGCGACGCGCTGAGCAGGAACGTGCTGCACGCCGGCGCCGCCAGTTGCTGATTGGCGGTGTTGTCGTCGTTGCAGTCTTGGCCGCAGCAGTGCTGATTTACCTGAATCGGCCCAAGGCCGAGCAGGCGACGGCTCCTGTTCAGCCAGCAACTGGCCATTTTACGGGTATTCCGCAAAATGGCCGAGTGCTGGGCAATCCGAATGCGCCAGTGTTGCTCGTGGAATGGGGCGACTATCAGTGCCCGGCCTGCAAGAACTTTGAAGACCTCGTCTTACCACAACTCATCAATGACTACATCCGGCCTGGCAAAGTCCGGCTAGAATTCCGCGATTTCGCTTTCATTGGTCAGGAATCACAGACTGCTGCTGAGGCAGCGTTCTGCGCCCTCGATCAGGGCAAGTTCTGGGACTTCCATGAAACCCTTTACGCAAACCAGCTTGGCGAGAATGTCGGTTCGTTCACGCCAGCGCGGCTCAAGCAGATCGCTCAGGTCGTTGGGCTCGACATGAACGCGTTTAATCAGTGCCTCGACAGCCATAAGCATCAAGGCGATGTGCAGGCTATGACCAAGCAAGGCTCGAGCCAAGGGGTGCAAGCCACACCGTCGTTCTCGGTGAACAACGGCGCACCGTTCACAATTTCTAGCTATGATGATCTCAAGAAGGCACTGGATAAGGCGCTGGGAGCACAGTCATGA
- a CDS encoding DUF72 domain-containing protein, whose translation MAWRIGTSGWFYRHWRGRFYPAELSPRSWLSYYAQHFRTTEINRSFYRLPTRQQFAQWAAAVAHSPGFCFAVKASRLITHVHRLGDGVEALQQLLEASEGLGPARGPLLVQLPPSFSRDDECLRQFLTRLPADLPVAFEFRHPSWYTPEVVAMLDRAGCACVLAYGGAHPTPEGWSAFGSFGYLRVHSGRFDIGLTDDEIAWLADRIAHWPGHSAGFVYFNNDLGAHAIADAHRLRARLQAIGIDAI comes from the coding sequence ATGGCCTGGCGCATCGGCACCTCTGGCTGGTTCTATCGCCACTGGCGTGGACGCTTCTACCCAGCTGAGCTCTCACCGCGCTCCTGGCTGTCCTACTACGCGCAGCACTTCCGCACAACCGAAATTAACCGCAGCTTCTACCGCTTGCCGACGCGTCAGCAGTTTGCCCAGTGGGCTGCAGCAGTTGCTCACAGCCCTGGCTTCTGCTTCGCCGTCAAAGCCAGTCGGCTCATTACCCACGTGCACCGCTTGGGTGATGGTGTGGAGGCGCTTCAGCAATTGCTTGAAGCTTCAGAAGGCCTTGGGCCAGCCCGGGGCCCGCTCCTGGTGCAGCTTCCACCAAGCTTTTCGCGCGACGACGAGTGTCTCCGGCAGTTCCTCACGCGCTTACCCGCTGATCTGCCTGTGGCATTCGAGTTCCGGCACCCGAGCTGGTACACGCCTGAGGTCGTCGCCATGCTCGACCGTGCCGGATGCGCTTGTGTCCTGGCCTACGGTGGCGCGCATCCGACACCCGAAGGATGGTCAGCATTCGGGTCGTTCGGGTATCTTCGCGTCCACAGTGGCCGCTTCGACATTGGCTTGACTGACGACGAGATTGCGTGGCTCGCCGATCGCATTGCGCACTGGCCTGGGCACAGTGCTGGGTTCGTGTACTTCAACAACGATCTTGGTGCCCATGCTATCGCTGATGCCCATCGGCTGCGGGCTCGCTTGCAGGCCATCGGCATCGATGCCATCTAA
- a CDS encoding endonuclease/exonuclease/phosphatase family protein — protein sequence MPTVQPGVTMTVPWRAARCLRAVSRRTDHVRAIVDACASAYHPSAGRQADALATRTSLDIQTFTAGVLGLLVATVVLFGVELTRVFVADLVFVVDQSRRTALALATFGTFASPVLAPLLARILGWRRLHGIALIGLWVTRLLVQGIADPLPRVVLAGIGLVCWGWVLIWLLRMPNQAIAWGVLAGLVVDIGLRALWQTIDLPWLQAPVPLALTTALVLSSAAFAVWEEVLFPLTAEPQGRQLSRLAVIGPALAIFQIVAGNPGFVLVHGGRTLPLSVAVLGSAIALGWCLTLWLGRHWLGWAALVLVGSFGLWLAWRNDQGAILGIVLAILAWSALLSIAVRGSDESANTRLWPAALWIAVGLLVHVAGLFWYYTRTGDGRALAFIWGVLSLITAVCWPHAPVRRNQLATLGGAVVLLLAIGVATLMTMRQGPEAAVQTPLPSTFSVMTYNIQSGFARDHRWNLEETARTIAAVHPDVVVLQEVSRGWLVTTGADDLLWLSRRLGMQAVWGPTSSDGLWGNAILTSAPIVHVERLRYPQTQNLRRGAVAVQVQAQHGTIWVVGTHLDDPRNADAVRLAQTASLLSFVADRRPLVLAGDFNADPGTPVVTHVLAAGLVDTGASFGPDFTTSSDRRRIDYIFVSPPLQVEQAGIVDRWSSDHRPVVAWLRLPSAS from the coding sequence ATGCCCACTGTGCAACCAGGCGTCACTATGACTGTTCCATGGCGAGCCGCCCGATGCCTTCGTGCGGTGTCGCGTCGCACCGATCATGTGCGAGCCATCGTGGATGCCTGTGCATCAGCGTATCATCCGTCGGCTGGAAGGCAAGCTGATGCACTAGCCACAAGGACATCGCTGGATATCCAGACGTTTACCGCTGGTGTGCTTGGCTTGCTCGTGGCCACAGTGGTGCTCTTCGGTGTCGAACTGACGCGCGTCTTCGTTGCCGATCTCGTCTTCGTCGTCGATCAGAGCCGTCGTACGGCACTGGCGTTGGCCACGTTCGGTACGTTTGCCTCGCCAGTGCTTGCCCCGCTCTTGGCTCGTATCCTTGGTTGGCGTCGTTTGCATGGGATTGCGCTCATCGGTCTGTGGGTGACCCGCTTGCTCGTGCAAGGCATTGCGGATCCCTTGCCCCGCGTTGTGCTGGCAGGCATCGGCCTTGTCTGCTGGGGGTGGGTCCTCATCTGGCTCCTGCGCATGCCTAACCAGGCCATCGCCTGGGGAGTCCTTGCCGGCTTGGTTGTGGATATTGGACTGCGCGCCCTCTGGCAGACAATTGATCTCCCTTGGCTCCAAGCGCCGGTTCCGCTCGCGCTGACGACCGCGCTGGTGCTCAGCAGTGCTGCTTTTGCGGTATGGGAAGAAGTGCTCTTTCCGCTCACGGCTGAACCGCAAGGACGTCAGCTGAGCCGCCTCGCAGTGATTGGCCCAGCACTGGCGATCTTCCAGATCGTCGCCGGCAATCCCGGCTTTGTCCTCGTCCATGGCGGGCGTACGCTGCCGCTGAGCGTTGCTGTGCTCGGGAGTGCAATCGCGCTCGGCTGGTGTCTCACGCTTTGGCTTGGCCGTCATTGGCTCGGCTGGGCTGCACTCGTGCTGGTCGGCAGTTTTGGTCTTTGGCTTGCCTGGCGCAATGATCAGGGAGCAATCCTTGGCATCGTCCTTGCGATTCTCGCGTGGAGCGCGCTGCTAAGCATCGCAGTGCGAGGCAGTGACGAATCCGCAAATACACGCCTTTGGCCTGCTGCGCTCTGGATTGCAGTGGGACTGCTTGTTCACGTCGCTGGCTTGTTCTGGTACTACACCAGGACAGGCGATGGACGAGCGCTCGCGTTCATATGGGGAGTGCTGAGCCTTATTACCGCGGTCTGCTGGCCCCACGCCCCCGTTCGTCGCAACCAGTTGGCAACCCTGGGCGGTGCCGTGGTCTTGCTTCTTGCTATCGGTGTCGCCACGCTGATGACTATGCGACAGGGACCGGAAGCCGCCGTCCAGACGCCTCTCCCCTCGACCTTCAGCGTCATGACCTATAACATTCAGTCAGGCTTCGCGCGCGATCACCGCTGGAACCTTGAAGAGACCGCCCGCACAATTGCGGCAGTCCATCCTGATGTGGTGGTCTTGCAGGAAGTCAGTCGCGGCTGGCTCGTGACAACTGGGGCTGATGATCTGCTGTGGTTGAGCAGACGCCTCGGCATGCAAGCCGTCTGGGGACCAACGTCGAGCGATGGCTTATGGGGCAACGCCATCCTGACCTCAGCGCCAATCGTGCACGTTGAACGGTTGCGGTACCCGCAGACGCAAAACCTGCGTCGTGGCGCAGTGGCTGTGCAGGTACAAGCCCAGCATGGGACAATCTGGGTGGTTGGAACGCATCTCGACGACCCACGCAATGCCGATGCCGTCAGGCTTGCCCAAACAGCGAGCCTCCTCTCGTTCGTGGCAGATCGCCGCCCGCTCGTCCTCGCCGGCGACTTCAACGCTGATCCCGGCACACCAGTCGTCACGCACGTGCTCGCAGCTGGCCTCGTTGATACGGGGGCGTCCTTCGGCCCTGATTTCACTACGTCCTCCGATCGCCGTCGGATTGACTACATCTTTGTTTCTCCGCCACTTCAGGTTGAGCAGGCTGGCATCGTCGATCGCTGGTCATCCGATCATCGCCCAGTCGTGGCTTGGCTGCGTCTGCCTTCAGCATCCTGA
- a CDS encoding DUF6062 family protein has protein sequence MPSAAIAHMVTAKKADILKLLARRGCPICSGCHDELERYWFWFFNESYGEASVAAQYIASYGFCPEHTRAIARRGAVWPISVIYDWTLRNTLPSLRQTRQALGEGERIRFRALKRQLAAVQPKGRCIICQMVDETAKRLVDDLLLVLTHDAETQHCFRAGDGLCMPHFFLSLQCAQPDRLAGLRLVFDVQLAQLETLYAELEEYFRKSDYRFANEPRGPEQTAWLRAVQRFAGDTTMLAHGQEEMRDSGNSNS, from the coding sequence ATGCCATCAGCCGCCATTGCGCACATGGTTACCGCGAAAAAGGCAGATATCCTCAAACTCCTTGCCCGCCGTGGCTGCCCAATTTGCTCTGGGTGTCATGATGAGCTTGAACGTTACTGGTTCTGGTTCTTCAACGAGTCCTATGGCGAAGCCAGTGTTGCCGCACAGTACATCGCATCGTACGGTTTCTGCCCTGAGCATACGCGAGCCATTGCCCGACGGGGGGCCGTCTGGCCAATTTCCGTCATCTACGACTGGACGTTGAGGAATACGCTTCCGTCATTGCGCCAGACACGGCAAGCTCTCGGCGAGGGCGAACGCATCCGCTTCCGCGCCCTCAAACGACAACTCGCTGCCGTGCAGCCCAAGGGCCGCTGCATCATTTGCCAGATGGTCGACGAAACGGCTAAGCGCCTTGTCGACGATCTCCTCCTCGTCCTTACCCACGACGCCGAAACACAACACTGCTTCCGTGCAGGCGATGGCCTCTGCATGCCGCACTTCTTCCTCTCTCTGCAGTGCGCCCAGCCCGATCGGCTCGCTGGCCTGCGACTCGTCTTTGATGTGCAGCTTGCCCAGCTCGAGACGCTCTACGCTGAGCTTGAAGAATATTTCCGTAAATCCGATTACCGGTTCGCCAATGAACCGCGCGGCCCCGAGCAAACTGCCTGGCTGCGGGCTGTTCAGCGCTTTGCTGGTGACACCACAATGCTCGCCCACGGACAGGAGGAGATGCGGGATAGCGGCAACAGTAATTCCTAG